A single region of the Roseivivax sp. THAF197b genome encodes:
- a CDS encoding fumarylacetoacetate hydrolase family protein, translated as MQWARGKTGNGTEVIGVIADDMLHPRAALGSDEAAGEAIPLADVTLMAPVKPGKFIGLWNNFKAAAEKGGHAHPEHPLYFFKADTSLSGPGAVVEIPASAGRVVFEGELGIVIGKTCKDITPEEAKQAILGYTCINDFTSLDILNADPSFPQWTRAKSFDGFGVAGPVIETEIDWSALEIKVLVNERERQSYPASDMILPPEQIVSCLSRDMTLHPGDLIACGTSLGARPVKPGMAVEVVIEGIGSVGVTMSAPPE; from the coding sequence ATGCAATGGGCACGAGGAAAAACGGGTAACGGCACCGAAGTGATCGGGGTGATCGCGGACGACATGCTGCATCCGCGGGCAGCGCTTGGATCGGACGAGGCCGCAGGAGAGGCCATACCGCTGGCTGATGTCACCCTGATGGCCCCGGTGAAGCCCGGCAAGTTCATCGGGCTCTGGAACAACTTCAAGGCCGCCGCCGAGAAGGGCGGGCACGCCCATCCCGAACATCCGCTCTACTTCTTCAAGGCCGACACGTCACTCTCCGGCCCCGGTGCCGTTGTCGAGATCCCGGCCTCGGCGGGGCGCGTGGTCTTCGAGGGCGAGCTCGGCATCGTGATCGGCAAGACCTGCAAGGACATCACCCCCGAGGAGGCCAAGCAGGCCATCCTGGGATATACCTGCATCAACGACTTCACATCGCTCGATATCCTGAATGCCGATCCGTCCTTCCCGCAATGGACCCGCGCCAAGAGCTTCGACGGGTTCGGCGTCGCGGGCCCGGTGATCGAGACCGAGATCGATTGGAGCGCGCTGGAGATCAAGGTTCTGGTCAATGAGCGCGAGCGCCAATCCTATCCGGCCAGCGACATGATCCTGCCGCCCGAGCAGATCGTCAGCTGCCTGTCGCGCGACATGACGCTCCATCCCGGGGATCTGATCGCCTGCGGTACGTCCCTTGGCGCGCGTCCGGTCAAGCCCGGTATGGCGGTCGAGGTCGTGATCGAGGGGATCGGCAGCGTCGGCGTGACCATGAGCGCGCCGCCGGAATAA
- a CDS encoding TadE/TadG family type IV pilus assembly protein, with product MMRFLKIRAAAFTADTRGHINAEAIIVLPVLLALFGVGWVFFDAFRQQNVSQKANYAISDILSRQTDYIDDGFIDSTYNLFQTLTKTDGPEGSLRVSLVEYDEAEGAWTIIWSRTRSGSGTLDGAGPDGLETRLPPVVDGDQLFVVETVDRYAPALQVGLDGFDITTFSFTRPRYAAKAAASS from the coding sequence ATGATGCGTTTTCTCAAAATCCGGGCGGCCGCCTTCACTGCCGACACGCGCGGTCACATCAACGCCGAGGCGATCATCGTGCTGCCCGTGCTGCTGGCCCTGTTCGGGGTCGGATGGGTCTTCTTCGATGCGTTCCGCCAACAGAATGTGAGCCAGAAGGCGAATTACGCCATCAGCGATATCCTGTCGCGACAGACCGATTATATCGACGATGGCTTCATCGACAGCACCTACAACCTGTTTCAGACGTTGACAAAAACCGACGGGCCCGAGGGTTCGCTGCGGGTGAGCCTTGTCGAATATGACGAAGCGGAAGGCGCCTGGACGATCATCTGGTCCCGGACGCGGTCCGGCAGCGGGACCCTGGACGGGGCAGGCCCCGACGGGCTTGAAACACGGCTGCCGCCGGTGGTCGACGGCGATCAGTTGTTCGTGGTCGAAACGGTGGATCGCTACGCCCCGGCGCTGCAGGTAGGTCTCGATGGCTTCGACATCACCACCTTCAGCTTCACCCGGCCGCGCTATGCCGCGAAGGCTGCCGCCTCAAGCTGA
- a CDS encoding TadE/TadG family type IV pilus assembly protein — translation MTRFCKMLRHFRRNEDGTMVVPFALWTSVFLLLIVSTIELGTMTVRQTVMERAVDTTMRDLKIGKLPGDIVTLKDAICDDAEILPSCRENLFLEMTRLDMEDWQQPSPNANCVDTGTVAMPHRSFRQGPAHEVMLVRACFKYKPITPLGGFNASLAKDANGYTALVSSSAFVNEPL, via the coding sequence ATGACCCGCTTTTGCAAGATGCTGCGCCATTTCCGCCGGAACGAAGACGGCACGATGGTGGTGCCCTTCGCCTTGTGGACTTCCGTCTTCCTGTTGCTGATCGTCTCGACCATCGAGTTGGGCACGATGACCGTGCGACAGACGGTGATGGAGCGCGCGGTCGACACCACGATGCGCGATCTGAAGATCGGAAAATTGCCGGGGGATATCGTCACGCTCAAGGACGCGATCTGCGACGATGCCGAGATCCTGCCATCCTGCCGCGAAAATCTCTTTCTCGAGATGACCCGCCTCGACATGGAAGACTGGCAACAGCCCTCCCCCAATGCCAATTGCGTGGATACCGGCACCGTCGCAATGCCCCACCGCTCGTTCCGGCAAGGCCCCGCGCATGAGGTCATGCTTGTCCGGGCCTGCTTCAAGTACAAGCCGATCACGCCCCTCGGTGGCTTCAACGCGAGCCTCGCCAAGGATGCCAACGGCTACACGGCGCTCGTTTCCAGCAGTGCCTTCGTCAACGAACCGCTGTGA
- a CDS encoding VWA domain-containing protein: MSYMALSTALIMMAFGGIGVDLMHAELKRTKMQNALDRAVLAAASVDNERDAETVVRDYFRVQGMEEALVGVNPAGDLSYRQVTAGGQQIMPTNFIQLLGVDNLQAEGLATAENGVAKIEIALILDISGSMTGRKIEQLKQAASTFVDNVLASEASQLSTSVSIVPYNATVNMGSVLPEYIALDRQHSYSNCAVFAGDSFSETALDPAVPLEQLGQFDPYSTDWTAGDADRHWCHDGDTAAIIVHSSDPAALKAQIATLTAGGNTAIDVGMKWGAALLDPAAKDVVGAMAGDGLIKADHAMRPDAYGTDDTQKFVVLMTDGQNTTQYDLKPELKASDAGTGIFVNTKGTADLSDDDYSVRVDPIPGLVADFSGAGVLSPILASVGGALPASDPHSYFWTRFAGDAAARYQAEIDGAATEPENVYELTYNDLLNRFGTRVAADLLLYRPYVDGLIDRDRYNTLRSPYRAIAGGDAADARLSQVCGAAKDKGVVVYAIGVEAPEAGRRAMRDCASSASHFFDVEGDELENTFSGIARNLTQLRLIQ; encoded by the coding sequence ATGTCCTACATGGCGCTGTCGACCGCGCTTATCATGATGGCGTTCGGAGGCATCGGGGTGGACCTGATGCATGCCGAACTCAAACGCACCAAGATGCAGAACGCGCTTGACCGCGCCGTGCTCGCCGCCGCGTCGGTCGACAATGAACGCGATGCCGAAACCGTGGTGCGCGATTATTTCCGCGTGCAGGGCATGGAAGAGGCCCTCGTCGGCGTAAATCCTGCGGGCGATCTGTCCTACCGGCAGGTGACGGCGGGCGGTCAGCAGATAATGCCCACGAATTTCATTCAGTTGCTCGGCGTTGACAACCTGCAGGCCGAGGGTCTTGCGACCGCGGAAAACGGCGTCGCCAAGATCGAGATCGCGCTGATCCTCGACATCTCCGGCTCGATGACCGGACGCAAGATCGAGCAGCTGAAACAGGCTGCCAGCACCTTCGTGGACAATGTGCTTGCCTCGGAGGCGTCGCAGCTTTCCACATCCGTGTCGATCGTGCCCTACAATGCAACGGTCAACATGGGCTCCGTGCTGCCCGAATACATCGCGCTCGACCGGCAGCACAGCTATTCCAATTGCGCCGTCTTCGCGGGCGACAGCTTCAGCGAAACCGCGCTCGATCCTGCGGTTCCGCTGGAACAGCTCGGTCAGTTCGACCCCTATTCAACCGACTGGACCGCGGGAGACGCGGATCGGCATTGGTGCCATGACGGCGATACCGCAGCGATCATCGTGCACAGCTCGGATCCGGCGGCCCTGAAGGCGCAGATCGCTACGCTGACGGCGGGCGGCAACACCGCGATCGACGTCGGCATGAAATGGGGGGCGGCACTCCTCGATCCTGCCGCGAAGGACGTGGTCGGTGCAATGGCAGGCGACGGCCTGATCAAGGCAGATCACGCGATGCGCCCGGACGCCTACGGCACGGATGACACGCAGAAATTCGTCGTGCTGATGACGGATGGCCAGAACACCACGCAATACGATCTCAAGCCGGAGCTGAAAGCCTCGGATGCAGGCACGGGCATCTTCGTGAACACGAAAGGCACCGCGGACCTCTCCGATGACGATTATTCCGTGCGCGTCGACCCGATCCCGGGCCTTGTCGCGGATTTTTCGGGGGCGGGTGTCTTGAGCCCGATCCTGGCATCTGTCGGGGGCGCGCTTCCGGCCAGTGATCCGCACAGCTACTTCTGGACGCGCTTTGCCGGGGATGCCGCCGCGCGCTACCAGGCGGAGATCGACGGCGCCGCGACCGAGCCCGAGAACGTCTACGAGCTGACCTATAACGATCTGCTCAACCGGTTCGGGACGCGCGTGGCGGCAGATCTGCTGCTCTACCGGCCTTACGTCGACGGCCTGATCGACCGAGACCGCTACAACACTTTGCGCTCCCCGTATCGGGCGATTGCCGGGGGCGATGCGGCGGACGCTCGGCTGTCCCAGGTCTGCGGTGCGGCCAAGGACAAGGGCGTCGTGGTCTACGCCATCGGCGTGGAAGCCCCGGAGGCCGGACGCCGCGCGATGCGCGATTGCGCCTCCTCGGCCTCGCATTTCTTCGATGTCGAAGGCGACGAGCTGGAAAACACCTTCTCCGGCATTGCCCGTAACCTTACCCAGTTGAGGCTGATCCAATGA
- a CDS encoding YaeQ family protein has translation MAQNATIHKVELSVADMDRHYYETHKLTIAKHPSETDERMMARLLAFALNAGEHLEMTKGLSTDDEPDIWQKSLSGEIELWVALGLPSEKVLRQSCSKAGRVIVYPYGGRVAEMWWDKIKGSASRFDNLEVTCFAEADTQALAELASRSMQMQVNIQDGDVMVSLDDNIVYVAPMKWAEAG, from the coding sequence ATGGCGCAGAATGCCACCATCCACAAAGTCGAGCTGTCCGTCGCGGACATGGATCGGCACTATTACGAAACTCACAAGCTGACGATCGCCAAGCATCCTTCGGAAACGGATGAGCGGATGATGGCGCGTCTTCTGGCCTTCGCCCTGAATGCAGGCGAGCACCTGGAAATGACGAAGGGGCTGTCGACCGACGACGAGCCTGACATCTGGCAGAAAAGCCTGAGCGGCGAAATCGAGCTTTGGGTGGCGCTCGGACTGCCCAGCGAGAAAGTGCTGCGGCAATCCTGCAGCAAGGCCGGACGGGTGATCGTCTATCCCTATGGCGGGCGCGTCGCGGAGATGTGGTGGGACAAGATCAAGGGCAGCGCGAGCCGGTTCGACAATCTCGAAGTGACCTGCTTTGCCGAGGCGGACACGCAGGCCCTGGCAGAGCTGGCCAGCCGCTCCATGCAGATGCAGGTCAACATTCAGGACGGCGACGTCATGGTCAGCCTGGACGACAACATTGTCTATGTCGCGCCGATGAAATGGGCCGAGGCGGGTTAA
- a CDS encoding ABC transporter transmembrane domain-containing protein yields MARGMAAGQQTEEREASKRIGELARLWPFLAPYKLLLSAAAVALTITAAISLVLPLAVRRVVDNFEGGDAAILDLYFSAALGIAGLLALGTALRYALVTRLGERVVADIRKAVFDKVITLSPAFYEKIMTGEVLSRITTDTTLILSVVGSSISIALRNILIFIGGLVLMLFTSWKLTLMVLLIVPAVIVPILVLGRRLRKLSRENQDWIAASSGNASEALLSVQAVQAFTHETISQGAFARVTEQSFDAARRRIWTRAAMTAIVIFLVFSGIVGVLWMGAKDVRMGEMSVGALVQFVIYSVMVAGSVAALSEVIGEVQRAAGATERLVELLDSEDAVSDPATPVAPPAQVQGAIGFEDVSFSYPSRPDIPALDHVTLDVAPGETVALVGPSGAGKTTIIQLLLRFYDPASGRITLDGVALDAMTRAAFRQHIALVPQDPVIFAASARDNIRFGRPDATDAEIEAAARAAAAHDFIAALPEGYDSWLGERGVMLSGGQKQRIAIARAILRDAPVLLLDEATSALDAESERAVQDAVDRLSQDRTTIIVAHRLATVKKADRIVVMEGGRIVATGRHDALVAEGGLYARLARLQFTDGIAAE; encoded by the coding sequence ATGGCGCGAGGAATGGCGGCAGGCCAGCAAACGGAAGAGCGAGAAGCCTCCAAACGGATTGGTGAACTGGCGCGGCTTTGGCCGTTCCTGGCGCCCTACAAGCTGCTGCTCTCCGCGGCTGCGGTGGCGCTGACCATAACGGCTGCGATATCGCTCGTGCTGCCGCTTGCCGTGCGCCGGGTCGTCGACAATTTCGAGGGCGGCGATGCGGCGATCCTCGATCTCTATTTCTCGGCGGCCCTCGGGATCGCTGGGCTGCTCGCCTTGGGAACGGCCTTGCGCTACGCGCTCGTGACACGTCTGGGCGAACGGGTCGTGGCCGATATCCGCAAGGCGGTCTTCGACAAGGTCATCACGCTGTCGCCCGCCTTCTATGAGAAGATCATGACCGGGGAGGTGCTGAGCCGGATCACGACCGACACCACGCTGATCCTGTCGGTGGTGGGCTCGTCGATCTCCATCGCGCTGCGCAACATCCTGATCTTCATCGGCGGTCTGGTGCTGATGCTTTTCACCTCGTGGAAGCTGACGCTGATGGTGCTGTTGATCGTGCCCGCGGTGATCGTCCCGATCCTCGTCCTGGGCCGCCGGTTGCGCAAGCTCAGCCGCGAGAACCAGGACTGGATCGCGGCCTCTTCGGGCAATGCGTCCGAAGCGCTGTTATCCGTGCAGGCGGTGCAGGCCTTCACCCACGAGACGATCTCTCAGGGGGCCTTCGCGCGCGTCACCGAACAGAGCTTCGATGCCGCCCGACGGCGCATCTGGACGCGGGCCGCGATGACCGCCATTGTGATCTTCCTCGTTTTCTCGGGGATTGTGGGCGTCCTCTGGATGGGGGCCAAGGACGTGCGCATGGGCGAGATGAGCGTCGGCGCGCTGGTGCAATTCGTGATCTATTCGGTGATGGTCGCGGGCTCCGTGGCCGCGCTGTCGGAAGTCATCGGCGAGGTGCAGCGCGCGGCGGGCGCGACCGAGCGGCTGGTGGAGCTTCTGGACAGCGAGGATGCGGTCAGCGACCCGGCCACGCCGGTTGCGCCCCCCGCGCAGGTGCAAGGCGCCATCGGTTTCGAGGATGTCTCCTTCTCCTATCCGTCGCGGCCCGACATCCCGGCACTGGATCACGTCACGCTCGACGTGGCGCCGGGCGAGACGGTCGCGCTCGTGGGGCCCTCGGGCGCGGGCAAGACGACGATCATCCAGTTGCTGCTGCGCTTCTATGATCCGGCCTCGGGGCGCATCACGCTTGATGGTGTGGCGCTCGATGCGATGACGCGCGCGGCGTTCCGGCAGCATATCGCGCTCGTGCCGCAGGACCCCGTGATCTTCGCGGCCTCCGCGCGGGACAATATCCGCTTCGGGCGTCCCGATGCCACCGATGCCGAGATCGAGGCGGCGGCGCGGGCTGCCGCCGCGCATGACTTCATCGCAGCCCTTCCCGAGGGATATGACAGCTGGCTCGGGGAACGCGGCGTGATGCTGTCGGGCGGACAGAAGCAGCGTATCGCAATCGCCCGCGCCATCCTTCGCGACGCGCCGGTGCTTTTGCTTGATGAGGCGACCTCGGCGCTGGATGCGGAAAGCGAACGTGCGGTGCAGGACGCGGTGGACCGTCTGTCCCAGGACCGCACCACGATCATCGTGGCACACCGGCTTGCCACGGTGAAGAAAGCGGACCGGATCGTGGTGATGGAGGGCGGCCGGATCGTGGCGACCGGTCGGCATGATGCACTGGTGGCCGAAGGCGGGCTTTATGCGCGGCTCGCGCGGCTGCAGTTCACTGACGGGATCGCGGCGGAGTAG
- a CDS encoding DUF2312 domain-containing protein, which translates to MDDNQASDGYGVAAGELRQFIERMERLEEEKKDIAEQQKEVMAEAKGRGYDTKVMRKVIALRKRDADDIAEEEAILDMYKSALGMS; encoded by the coding sequence ATGGACGACAATCAGGCATCCGATGGTTACGGCGTCGCCGCAGGCGAGCTGCGGCAATTTATCGAGCGGATGGAGCGGCTCGAGGAAGAGAAGAAGGACATCGCCGAGCAGCAGAAAGAGGTGATGGCCGAGGCCAAGGGCCGTGGCTACGACACCAAGGTCATGCGCAAGGTGATCGCGCTGCGCAAGCGCGATGCGGATGATATCGCCGAGGAGGAAGCGATCCTCGACATGTACAAATCCGCGCTCGGCATGAGCTGA
- a CDS encoding YkgJ family cysteine cluster protein, whose product MSRAATRRPPRDLAGLRTSLARLKLPGKPDADGATLDRARALLDLYLETAEAHGQSFEDTAKSLRAGVPALRIGGAELQAQATRPGSPVEHAACAPGCAFCCILTGEDGGVILEAEARNVHAALRPLAGQPDGRDWHKSACPALDPATRMCRIYEARPMICRTYLSTDAEACRQIAYGTPATGPGVLGAQGLYLAVQSLARAALKGLTQVPTYSLAQVAAAALDGQDAATALKAARHAPRILDEERARLGGAL is encoded by the coding sequence ATGAGCCGCGCTGCGACCCGCCGTCCGCCGCGCGATCTTGCAGGTCTGCGCACGTCGCTGGCCCGCCTCAAGCTGCCGGGAAAGCCCGACGCGGATGGCGCGACACTCGATCGGGCGCGGGCCCTTCTCGACCTCTATCTCGAAACCGCCGAGGCGCATGGGCAAAGCTTCGAGGACACCGCGAAATCCCTGCGCGCGGGCGTGCCTGCCTTGCGGATCGGCGGCGCGGAATTGCAGGCGCAGGCGACCCGCCCCGGCTCGCCCGTGGAACATGCCGCCTGCGCGCCGGGCTGTGCCTTCTGCTGCATCCTGACCGGCGAAGATGGCGGCGTGATCCTGGAGGCGGAAGCCCGCAACGTGCATGCAGCCCTCAGGCCGCTTGCAGGCCAACCGGATGGCCGCGACTGGCACAAATCGGCCTGCCCCGCGCTCGATCCCGCGACGCGGATGTGCCGCATCTACGAGGCACGGCCGATGATCTGCCGCACGTATCTCTCGACCGATGCGGAGGCCTGCCGCCAGATCGCGTACGGCACGCCCGCGACGGGTCCGGGCGTGCTGGGCGCGCAGGGGCTCTATCTGGCGGTGCAGTCGCTGGCGCGCGCAGCCCTCAAGGGGCTGACGCAGGTGCCGACCTACAGCCTCGCGCAAGTGGCGGCCGCGGCGCTCGATGGGCAGGATGCGGCGACGGCGCTGAAAGCGGCGCGCCACGCGCCCCGTATCCTCGACGAGGAGCGCGCGCGTCTCGGCGGCGCGCTCTGA
- a CDS encoding iron ABC transporter permease, producing the protein MTASDITPTSRAERRRIFNPWSAGAVLIAVLVLAPILAVIGIAAFPKENIWPHLVSTTLPRYLSTTGILMLSTGFLTALVGTGAAWMVTRYEFPGRRWLEWLLLLPLAIPAYVGAYALVDFLEYAGPVQTGLRALFGWQDARDYWFPEIRSLGAAIVVLSAALYPYVYLLTRAAFREQSGSAEEVAQSLGAGAFARFWRVGLPLARPAIAAGCAIVMMEAVNDFGTVDYFAVQTLTTGIFSVWLQAGNAGGAAQIACVILVLIVMLVMLERSSRRRMRFFNLSSRHRPAERRALSGRAAWIATLACAFPFALGFVLPAAVILDHALANADEWVDPALGRAMMHTVTVGGIAALVTVAGGIFMVYGVRLSGRKLPRLLMPITSIGYAAPGAVLGVGILIPLAFIDNAVADFILGLTGVDIGLVMTGSAFALVLAYSVRFFAIAQGAADAAMGRVSPNLALAARSLGRDRGQTLGAVYFPLMRGSIASALLLVFVDCVKELPATLLLRPFNYETLATRVHQQASLENLGGAAPAAMLVILVGLLAVGLLARANR; encoded by the coding sequence ATGACCGCCAGCGATATCACTCCGACCTCCCGCGCCGAGCGCCGCCGCATCTTCAACCCGTGGTCTGCGGGCGCGGTGCTGATCGCGGTTCTGGTGCTGGCGCCGATCCTGGCGGTGATCGGCATCGCCGCCTTCCCGAAAGAGAACATCTGGCCGCATCTCGTCTCGACGACCTTGCCGCGATACCTTTCGACGACGGGTATCCTGATGCTGTCCACGGGCTTCCTGACGGCGCTCGTGGGCACCGGGGCCGCCTGGATGGTGACGCGCTACGAGTTTCCGGGACGACGCTGGCTCGAATGGCTGCTGCTCCTGCCGCTGGCGATCCCGGCCTATGTGGGGGCCTATGCGCTTGTCGATTTCCTGGAATATGCAGGGCCCGTGCAGACCGGATTGCGCGCCCTCTTTGGCTGGCAGGATGCGCGCGATTACTGGTTCCCCGAGATCCGCTCCTTGGGGGCGGCCATCGTGGTGCTGTCGGCGGCGCTCTATCCTTATGTCTACCTTCTGACCCGCGCGGCCTTCCGTGAGCAATCGGGCAGTGCCGAGGAGGTCGCGCAATCGCTGGGCGCGGGCGCCTTCGCGCGCTTCTGGCGCGTGGGGTTGCCGCTGGCGCGCCCGGCCATCGCCGCAGGCTGCGCCATCGTGATGATGGAGGCCGTGAACGACTTCGGAACAGTCGATTATTTCGCCGTCCAGACGCTGACCACGGGCATCTTCTCGGTCTGGCTGCAGGCGGGCAATGCCGGGGGGGCTGCGCAGATTGCCTGCGTGATCCTGGTGCTGATCGTGATGCTCGTGATGCTGGAGCGGTCCTCGCGGCGGCGGATGCGGTTCTTCAACCTATCCTCGCGCCACCGCCCGGCGGAGCGGCGCGCGCTGTCGGGGCGCGCGGCCTGGATTGCCACATTGGCCTGCGCCTTCCCCTTCGCCCTGGGCTTCGTGCTGCCCGCGGCGGTGATCCTCGATCACGCGCTGGCCAATGCCGATGAATGGGTCGATCCGGCACTCGGGCGCGCCATGATGCACACCGTCACCGTGGGGGGCATCGCCGCATTGGTCACGGTCGCGGGCGGTATTTTCATGGTCTACGGCGTACGTCTTTCAGGGCGCAAATTGCCGCGCCTTCTGATGCCGATCACCTCGATCGGCTATGCCGCGCCGGGCGCTGTGCTGGGCGTCGGCATACTTATCCCGCTGGCTTTCATCGACAATGCCGTGGCGGATTTCATTCTCGGTCTGACGGGCGTCGATATCGGGCTTGTCATGACCGGCTCCGCCTTCGCGCTGGTTCTGGCCTATTCGGTGCGCTTCTTTGCCATTGCGCAAGGGGCGGCGGATGCGGCAATGGGCCGGGTGTCGCCCAATCTCGCGCTGGCCGCGCGTTCGCTTGGTCGGGATCGGGGCCAGACGCTGGGGGCGGTGTATTTCCCGCTCATGCGCGGCTCCATCGCCTCCGCGCTGCTTCTGGTCTTCGTGGATTGCGTGAAGGAATTGCCCGCGACGCTGCTTTTGCGGCCCTTCAACTACGAGACGCTCGCCACCCGCGTGCATCAGCAGGCGAGCCTGGAAAACCTAGGCGGGGCGGCCCCCGCCGCGATGCTGGTGATCCTCGTCGGTCTGTTGGCCGTGGGGCTTCTGGCGCGGGCGAACAGGTGA
- a CDS encoding septum formation initiator family protein: protein MTNRTRPALGGLLFFALLLSVGAYFTFAAVQGDYGLFRRAEIEVEADALRVELAKLEAEVVRMENLTHRLSDDYLDLDLLDERARDVLGLLRPDEVVVR from the coding sequence ATGACCAACCGCACGCGTCCGGCCCTTGGCGGGCTCTTGTTTTTCGCACTCCTTCTCTCGGTCGGGGCGTATTTCACCTTTGCGGCTGTGCAGGGCGATTACGGCCTGTTCCGGCGGGCAGAGATCGAGGTCGAGGCCGATGCCCTGCGTGTCGAGCTGGCAAAGCTCGAGGCGGAGGTTGTGCGGATGGAAAACCTCACGCATCGCTTGTCGGACGATTACCTCGATCTCGATCTTCTCGATGAACGCGCGCGCGACGTTCTTGGGCTTTTGCGCCCAGATGAAGTGGTGGTTCGCTAG
- the pgk gene encoding phosphoglycerate kinase → MAWKSLDDMDLDGKNVLTRVDINVPVENGRVTDATRIERIVPTIRDILDKGGKPILMAHFGRPKGQRVDEMSLQPLVPTLAEHIGAEVVFAADCRGPAAEAAIAALQPGEVLLLENTRFHPGEEKNDAALAAEMAALGDVYVNDAFSAAHRAHASTEGIAHHLPSCAGRLMAAELSALEAALGDPKRPVAAVVGGAKVSTKLDLLSNLVEKVDILIIGGGMANTFLAAQGVGVGASLCEHDMAPTAREIAEKAASGGCEILLPRDVVVAREFKAGAASETVKAEDCPEDAMILDAGPDSVAHIKSVFDRAETLIWNGPLGAFEIAPFDAATNAAADYAADLTAQGALVSVAGGGDTVAALNKAGAAERFSYISTAGGAFLEWMEGKTLPGVAALG, encoded by the coding sequence ATGGCCTGGAAATCCCTCGACGACATGGACCTCGACGGCAAGAACGTCCTGACCCGCGTCGATATCAACGTGCCCGTGGAAAACGGGAGAGTGACCGACGCCACGCGGATCGAACGGATCGTTCCCACGATCCGGGATATCCTCGACAAGGGCGGCAAGCCGATCCTGATGGCCCATTTCGGGCGCCCGAAGGGCCAGCGGGTCGACGAGATGAGCCTGCAACCGCTGGTTCCGACCCTGGCGGAGCATATCGGCGCGGAGGTTGTTTTCGCGGCCGATTGCCGTGGTCCCGCCGCGGAAGCTGCGATTGCCGCACTGCAACCGGGAGAGGTGCTCTTGTTGGAGAATACCCGCTTTCATCCGGGCGAAGAGAAAAACGATGCCGCGCTCGCCGCGGAAATGGCCGCCTTGGGGGATGTTTACGTGAACGATGCCTTTTCGGCAGCGCACCGCGCGCACGCCTCCACCGAAGGCATCGCGCATCATCTTCCATCCTGCGCAGGTCGGCTGATGGCCGCGGAGCTCTCGGCGCTCGAAGCCGCGCTCGGCGATCCGAAACGTCCCGTCGCCGCGGTCGTGGGTGGCGCGAAAGTATCCACCAAGCTCGATCTGCTGTCGAACCTCGTTGAAAAAGTCGACATCCTGATCATCGGCGGCGGTATGGCCAACACGTTCCTCGCCGCGCAGGGGGTGGGCGTGGGCGCTTCGCTGTGTGAGCATGACATGGCGCCGACCGCGCGCGAGATCGCCGAAAAGGCGGCCTCTGGAGGCTGCGAAATTCTGCTGCCCCGCGATGTCGTGGTGGCGCGTGAGTTCAAGGCAGGCGCCGCGAGCGAGACCGTCAAAGCCGAGGACTGCCCGGAGGATGCGATGATCCTCGATGCCGGCCCGGACAGCGTCGCCCATATCAAATCGGTCTTCGATCGCGCGGAAACCCTGATCTGGAACGGCCCGCTCGGCGCGTTCGAAATCGCCCCGTTCGATGCGGCGACCAATGCCGCGGCTGATTATGCGGCGGACCTGACCGCGCAGGGCGCACTCGTCTCCGTGGCAGGCGGCGGGGATACGGTCGCAGCCCTCAACAAGGCAGGAGCGGCGGAGCGGTTCAGCTATATCTCCACCGCGGGCGGCGCGTTCCTCGAATGGATGGAGGGCAAGACCCTGCCCGGGGTTGCGGCATTGGGGTAA
- a CDS encoding peptidylprolyl isomerase, producing MAEIKDPENTILIELKDGTVTVELMPDIAPQHVARMKELARSGAYDNVVFHRVIDGFMAQTGDVANGNAEKDFNLRMAGTGSSDLPNVPAEFSRIPHDRGTIGAARSQNPNSANSQFFINFKDNHFLNGQYTVYGRVLSGMEHVDAITRGEPPADPDRMISVKVAADA from the coding sequence ATGGCCGAGATCAAAGACCCCGAAAACACCATCCTGATCGAGTTGAAAGACGGCACCGTAACAGTCGAACTTATGCCGGATATCGCGCCGCAGCATGTCGCGCGCATGAAGGAATTGGCCCGCTCGGGTGCCTATGACAACGTTGTTTTCCACCGTGTGATTGATGGCTTCATGGCTCAGACGGGTGATGTGGCAAACGGCAACGCCGAAAAGGATTTCAACCTCCGGATGGCAGGGACGGGCAGTTCGGACCTGCCGAACGTACCGGCCGAGTTCAGCCGTATCCCCCATGATCGCGGAACGATCGGTGCGGCGCGCAGCCAGAACCCGAATTCTGCAAACTCGCAATTCTTCATCAACTTCAAGGACAACCACTTCTTGAACGGTCAATACACGGTGTATGGACGCGTCTTGTCCGGCATGGAGCATGTCGACGCCATCACGCGTGGCGAGCCGCCTGCAGATCCGGATCGCATGATTTCCGTCAAGGTGGCCGCAGATGCGTAA